tccctttaaataggagtaaaactttgtaattgatcaTCTGTTATAAGGATAGTGCTATCTACAGGATTACTTATACAAtagtttagatttatattaatccTCTGGATTTTTTGTCtggtatttaaaatgttattattgaaAAAGCTGAAATCATTGGTTGAAATCATTACTATCTACTGATGGtttgcatgtgagtgcagtgcttttattccctgttcattttgctataGTACTGAACACtgatctaggattatgcttgttatctTCTATGAATgtagagaaatatgctgatcgaGCTTATCTAGATCTCAGGAGGTTCtacttccatgctatttgaaatgcCGACAATTTgatttgacgccatttacgttctcaTTTCTGTTGGGTTGTTTTAAGGTGCGCATATGATCGTTATACCTTATTGTTTTTAAGGGCGAGCTTCATCAACTAGAGTGTAACAAAAAGTTGATTCTAGGCATTTAGTGGCCCAGtggagctctgcggggtcagacggagatctaatTCATGTCGATAACGCCGTAAGTTTATTGCTAAAACTCGCTGCTTTAGTTGACGTGAATGTAcacttaacacggtaacgtggcgAGGTGATTTTTAAGGAGATAAAATAATGATcagaaatagcttcagactgtggaattatgactattTTTTATATCGAATTCCAACGTATTAAATCAAGAGTGtttccaccactatgagtgggtctaATAACATTCTGATTAGTTTCAACCGAATCCTATAGCCTTCTTACTGAATGCTATGTGACTTTCCGCAATGTtttcatattcacgtagcagcagtggtgctaaaacagcgaggagaaatcaatctacatatggTCACTAATTCGCtttctatataataaaagtgtagcgGATCtacttataattatatttaaataaatctttttttactgatgcaaacacaatatatgttaaaaacgatgcatcgcgaTACAAATGCTAACTTGTATCCGATTCACAGTTTTTTAAtacgatgcatcacatcgttaacttttatgccgatgcacagATGCTAATCGCCGGATCGTTCTATCCCTAATGTAGAGTTATTCTACAAAATTGGTTGTTGCAAACTTTTTTAGCCActcttttaaaagaaacacCCACAAAGAGGTGTGATGGTCGAGTTTCCACATTTTTTGGGGCCCTATCtgatcttctccaaactttcaCCACAAGATTGGAGGCACACATATCGCAtgacaaacctgttccagcatgacaatgctccagtgcacaaagccagctccatgaagatatccaTAAGAAAATCTCCTACTATAGAACTCCAACGCAATTGATCAATAAAAGTGAACACTgactccaccccaggcctcctggcCTCttcttcatcagtacctgactttactaacacccttgtggttaaacgaatctccacaaatctccacaagcacactccaaaatctagtaaaacatctctctagaagagtggaggttattataagagcaaatgggaacttaatgtggaatgggatgttcacaacAGCACATTATCTTATGGTGAGGTTTCCACAACATTTtgcaatattataatattcacatacatgatttatattttatattaaggcGTATTGCAGTGATTGAATCTGTATCTGGGTCAGTAGCTTCAGATttaaagtgggcgtggcctaaatGAAAAACTTATTTTGTAGATCGCGTTTaagaatggacattgtcccaaagcacaTTTCCAGTGACAAATagcttataaaatataaatgtgatatGTTAGTGATTAtaattttatccctaatgagcaagccattgAATGCAATCTACATCTGTTTATAACTCGTTATCTTTTCACAGGGCAAACTGGGAATAATATTTACATGTCGGTGGTTTATAATAATTTCTGATATGATGTGTTTTCTAGACAGCACTGATTACCGGGTTTTCATCTGCAGAATGTGGTGTGCTGTTAATAAGATAAAAACACCGTCATGTTTCCACGGAAAACATCGAGTTCTTTAAGTGCATGGCAAAACAATCAGTGGTgaaaatgcagtgtgtgtgtgtgtgtgtgtgtatgtgctgagTAATGGGACGTCTGTTTCGTCTGTGTGTAGCACGTGTGGAGCGAGAGCGAGGACTGCCTGCCGTTCCTGCAGCTGGCACAGGACTACATCTCCTCCTGTGGACACAAAACTCTGCTGGAGGTCCTTGATAAAGTCTTCAGATCTTTTAGACCTGTAAGTTCtcttcattacacacacacacacacacacacacaaatcattaaAATCTTGCTGCATGTATTCCTATCAGTTTataaagaaaccttgagaggcaccagactcaaaaggaaacccatcctcatctgggtggcaccaaatgtccttTAGTTCCATCATAAGCACTTTGGCAATAAATAACATCATATGCGTGATGCACCTGTGttataaacaacaacaagaatGGCACCAAAATGCATGTTTGTATATTTGGGACAATTCTGTGTACAGGAGTGGTGACATAAACAGCTTAACAGCACATGTCTTGTTTTTTGGGGTCAGCTGAAGCTTATTCGTTAACTCAGGATGAGAAGGTGAAAGGAGGACATTgccagagctttttttttatagcgaTTACTGACATTCGGCGACGTTCTGAAAGATGTGACGCAAAGGTTtcctgtgtgtgtacagtgacgGGTGATGAGAAAAGGACATGAATATTCTCTTAACAAGCTGAAGGCCATAGGAGGAGTATAAGATCTAGGGTGTGTGTAAGAAACACTCTTCAGTGTTGTTGTGAAGAAATTTACAGTCTGAGTTGATTTCAGATCTCTAGGTCTGGTCTTCTGAACATGGCCACATGGGGTAGGCACAGAACTTCATTATCATAACTTAATTAGCAAATCTATAACATCTATAACAGGACATGCTGAACTGTTTGattcctcttacaccacaaCAATTTTTATATTACAGTTTTGTAATTAATGAACGACATGTAcctttaattatttatagttGTGAGGCGTCTGCAAAACGAGTTATGGGGACATTTTAAATCGGCTTAATAAGACAGcgtttttaaaagaccaaaccCAGTAAACACATGAATATTAAGTAATAAGAGtttagtcttttaaaaaagCTGTCTTATCGCATTCAGCCACGTTAAGCTTTTTCCTTAACGGAGAGAGTAAAACACCTTACACGTAAATTAAACACGTTATTTTCGTATTCTGGACTCATCTGCTTGTCTGTACATAGTATGCTTTATTATAACTGTGTTTACTGAAGTGTGGTCTTTTAGAAATGCTGCTCATTCGCATTAAGCCACGTTAAGCGCTTTTAGAATGTCCCTGAGGTATGTTAAACAGTCTTTTCTTCACcactctcgttttttttttctttcttgtagtCTATCATGAAGACTTTAATGAAGACTCCTGAATGTTACAAATTATATTTGCTCTATATTATTAAAAAGGGATTGTGGTCCCTATATAGTTATGTGATGTAATTAGTTGCTTTATTGAAtaatttatatatcatttattatatataggtgattcttcttcttctttcggcttctcccattagggggcgccacagcggatcatccgtctccatacccccctgtcctctacatctgcctattttaaattaactacctgcatgtcttccttcaccacatccataaacctcctccttggccttcttttttcctccttcctggtggctccatcctcagcattctcctactgatataccccatgtccctcctctgcacatgtccaaaccatctcaatctcacctccctcaccttgtctcaaaaaacgtcctacatgcgctgtccctctaataaactcatatctaatcctgtccatcgtcatcactcccaacaaaaacctcaacatcttcagctctgctacctccagctccacctcctgtcttttactcaatgccactgtctctaatccatacaacatcgcagatctcaccacagtcctataaactttccctttcactctcccagatactcttctatcacaaatcactcctgctatcactcttctccacccactccaccctgcctgcttttcttcacttctctaacacactctccattaattttcactgttgacccccaggtacctgaactcctccaccttcactacctctttttcctgcaaccgcattttatatgtgtgtgtgtatatatatatatacagctagTCTTTAAAAGCATGCAACAAACTCAGAAAAAGGCCCCCACAGTCAAactggaggtggaagcttaaatgtttggggttgttctgcagcagggaatgttggagacttattctggaaagtaaaataaatcttaaaccaacatggcttccattCCTTACCGTTACACCattgcaattctgtctggactgcggctccttggaaccgacttcaccatacaacaagacaataaaACGAAGCGTACTTCCAAGCTGTGTAAGCGTTATTTCGAGAGTATACAgtcatctggagtgatatctatcatggaatgacctgcccactcactgcacctaaatcgtATTGAATTACTCTGGGATAAACTTGATCGCAAAGAAATCCtaaactagtgaagaacacctttgaAACACTGCAAAGTATTacagctgaacgtttggagaaactaGTTGTCCGAattccaagagtgtgtaaagctgttctttatgCTAAGGAAGGATTATTCAATGAAAATTAATGGAacatctggatatttttttaattgtttggtCAAAGTCGATCGTCACAATGTTAcattactgagtttgttgcatagaaacacgagggaacatgcatgtgtccaGTGTTGTTGTCTCCAAACTTCTGACAGGCACCTTATAACCTGGTTTTGCATGAACACTGGAATGACCATGATGTTGTTTTCCAGCTCCTGGGTCTTCCAGACATCGATGACGACACGTACGAGCAGTACCATGGAGACGTGGAGGAGGAAGCCGAGACGGACCATCAGCAGATGGGAGTTAGCCAATAATTTGCTCACTGAGGTGGATCGACCTTCCGCGGGCCAGAGCATTGCTTCATTCCCTCtcgttttttccttcttccgAGCCACCTTCAC
This genomic interval from Silurus meridionalis isolate SWU-2019-XX chromosome 22, ASM1480568v1, whole genome shotgun sequence contains the following:
- the mturn gene encoding maturin — encoded protein: MEFKQLVDAAEKWCSGNPFELIFAEEVDERRMDFYAEPGISFYVLCPDNMTGGTDTFHVWSESEDCLPFLQLAQDYISSCGHKTLLEVLDKVFRSFRPLLGLPDIDDDTYEQYHGDVEEEAETDHQQMGVSQ